In one Tessaracoccus palaemonis genomic region, the following are encoded:
- a CDS encoding SCO1664 family protein gives MTGPRGALRLVGRLTDASNATFLASDEAGDRWVYKPVAGEAPLWDFPEATLSRREVAAFELSEALGLGIVPTTVWCDGPLGEGSAQAWIEGQPTDLIDLLPPEDLTEEWLPILAVETEDGSPLLLAHRDDARLRSVALFDALLNNADRKASHLIADGDAVRGVDHGVSLHVEPKLRTVLWGWADDPFTEPEQRLLERLMALHAPLAPGLADEEWEALADRAAALFAAGEMPRPGQGRPAIPWPPL, from the coding sequence GTGACCGGGCCGCGTGGCGCGCTGAGGCTGGTGGGGCGACTCACCGACGCCTCGAACGCCACCTTCCTCGCCTCCGACGAGGCGGGGGACCGCTGGGTCTACAAGCCCGTGGCGGGGGAGGCGCCCCTGTGGGACTTCCCCGAGGCGACGCTGAGCCGTCGCGAGGTCGCAGCGTTCGAGCTGTCCGAGGCACTCGGGCTGGGCATCGTGCCCACCACGGTGTGGTGCGACGGGCCGCTGGGCGAGGGATCGGCCCAGGCATGGATCGAGGGGCAGCCGACCGACCTGATCGACCTGCTGCCGCCCGAGGACCTCACAGAGGAATGGCTGCCGATCCTCGCCGTCGAGACCGAGGACGGCAGCCCCCTGCTGCTGGCCCACCGCGACGATGCCCGGCTGCGGAGCGTCGCGCTCTTCGACGCGCTCCTCAACAACGCCGACCGCAAGGCCAGCCACCTCATCGCGGACGGGGACGCCGTCCGTGGTGTGGACCACGGGGTGAGCCTGCATGTCGAGCCGAAGCTCCGCACCGTCCTGTGGGGGTGGGCGGACGACCCGTTCACCGAGCCGGAGCAGCGGCTGCTGGAGCGCCTGATGGCGCTCCACGCCCCGCTCGCGCCCGGCCTGGCCGATGAGGAATGGGAGGCGCTGGCCGACCGGGCCGCGGCCCTGTTCGCGGCGGGCGAGATGCCCCGTCCCGGCCAGGGACGTCCGGCGATCCCGTGGCCCCCGCTGTAG
- the mshC gene encoding cysteine--1-D-myo-inosityl 2-amino-2-deoxy-alpha-D-glucopyranoside ligase: MFAWAPVAIPSLPPSEQVPEALSLFDTATGTIAPVTPVDDDARLYVCGITPYDATHLGHANTYVTFDLVGRVWRDLGLSVTYTQNVTDVDDPLLERAAETGQDWEELAEGQIELFRSDMTDLRVIPPDHYIGAVESISYVLDLIEVLKDSGLVYQVDDDEYPDWYFNTVGAPGFGSVSHLDEQAMTERFAANGGDPDRPGKRHPLDCLVWRFSRPGEPSWASDLGAGRPGWHIECTAIALRWLGPDFDVQGGGSDLVFPHHEMCAAEGIAATGRPLAGTFVHSGMVALDGEKMSKSKGNLELVSRLRHQGADPMAIRLALLAHHYRSDWEWTPDQLEVATARLARWRAVVDSGVVAPVDELLAALRSALRTDLDAPAALAAVDAWVEASAERGVANQAEADATRDALDALLGIRL; encoded by the coding sequence ATGTTTGCGTGGGCTCCCGTCGCCATTCCCAGTCTTCCTCCGTCGGAACAGGTGCCCGAGGCACTCAGCCTCTTTGACACGGCAACCGGCACGATCGCCCCCGTCACGCCGGTCGACGACGACGCTCGGCTGTACGTGTGCGGCATCACCCCCTACGACGCGACGCACCTCGGTCACGCCAACACCTACGTCACGTTCGACCTCGTCGGCCGCGTGTGGCGCGACCTGGGGCTGAGCGTCACCTACACCCAGAACGTCACCGACGTCGACGACCCGCTGCTGGAGCGGGCCGCCGAGACAGGCCAGGACTGGGAGGAACTCGCGGAGGGGCAGATCGAGCTGTTCCGCTCCGACATGACCGACCTGCGCGTCATTCCTCCGGACCACTACATCGGCGCCGTCGAGTCCATCTCCTACGTGCTCGACCTCATCGAGGTGCTCAAGGACAGCGGGCTGGTCTACCAGGTCGACGACGACGAGTACCCGGACTGGTACTTCAACACCGTCGGCGCGCCGGGCTTCGGATCGGTCAGCCACCTGGACGAGCAGGCGATGACCGAGCGGTTCGCGGCCAACGGCGGCGACCCCGACCGCCCCGGCAAGCGGCACCCGCTCGACTGTCTCGTGTGGCGCTTCTCCCGCCCTGGCGAGCCGAGTTGGGCCTCCGACCTCGGCGCGGGGCGGCCAGGCTGGCACATCGAGTGCACCGCCATCGCGCTGCGCTGGCTCGGCCCCGACTTCGACGTGCAGGGCGGAGGCTCCGACCTCGTCTTCCCGCACCACGAGATGTGCGCAGCCGAGGGCATCGCCGCGACGGGGCGGCCGCTGGCCGGCACCTTCGTCCACTCCGGGATGGTCGCGCTCGACGGCGAGAAGATGAGCAAGTCCAAGGGGAACCTGGAGCTCGTCAGCCGGCTACGCCACCAGGGGGCCGACCCGATGGCCATCCGGCTGGCGCTGCTCGCGCACCACTACCGCAGCGACTGGGAGTGGACCCCGGACCAGCTCGAGGTGGCCACCGCCCGCCTGGCCCGCTGGCGCGCCGTGGTCGACTCCGGGGTCGTCGCCCCAGTCGACGAGCTGCTCGCCGCCCTCCGCTCGGCGCTCCGCACGGACCTCGACGCCCCGGCGGCGCTGGCCGCCGTCGACGCCTGGGTCGAGGCCTCGGCGGAGCGCGGGGTCGCGAACCAGGCCGAGGCGGACGCCACGCGTGACGCGCTCGACGCGCTGCTCGGCATCCGGCTCTAG
- a CDS encoding phosphoribosyl-ATP diphosphatase produces the protein MKSFEQLFEQLTETASARPEGSGTVRKLDEGVHAIGKKIVEEASEVWMASEYQSKEEAAEEMSQLIYWTQVMMIKLGLDIDDINRYL, from the coding sequence GTGAAGTCCTTTGAGCAGCTCTTCGAGCAGTTGACCGAGACCGCCAGCGCGCGACCCGAGGGGTCCGGCACCGTGAGGAAGCTCGACGAAGGCGTCCATGCCATCGGCAAGAAGATCGTCGAGGAGGCCTCCGAGGTCTGGATGGCCTCCGAGTACCAGTCGAAGGAAGAGGCGGCCGAGGAGATGAGCCAGCTCATCTACTGGACCCAGGTCATGATGATCAAGCTCGGCCTCGACATCGACGACATCAACCGCTACCTCTGA
- the hisG gene encoding ATP phosphoribosyltransferase translates to MSNDRLLRIAVPNKGALAEPAAAMLRAAGYRQRTDAKDLTLIDADHNVEFYYLRPRDIAVYIGRGDLDLGITGRDMLIDSAADATEIMQLGFAGSRFRFAALGGSTMTVADVAGKRIATSYPGLLRAFLDEQGISAELVKLDGAVESAIRLGVADVVADVVDTGTTLRRAGLELFGDSICSSEAVLIQRNGAEELPASADALRTRLTSVLVAQNYLMMDYNVEQSSFDATLALAPGVEGPTVSTLAKEGWYAVRVLVPRKGAHLLMDQLYEAGARGILLTELTACRL, encoded by the coding sequence GTGAGCAACGACCGACTCCTCCGCATCGCCGTCCCGAACAAGGGCGCGCTGGCCGAGCCAGCCGCCGCCATGCTGCGCGCCGCCGGCTACCGCCAGCGCACCGACGCCAAGGACCTGACGCTGATCGACGCCGACCACAACGTCGAGTTCTACTACCTGCGCCCCCGCGACATCGCCGTCTACATCGGCCGCGGCGACCTCGACCTCGGCATCACCGGCCGCGACATGCTGATCGACTCGGCCGCGGACGCCACCGAGATCATGCAGCTCGGCTTCGCCGGGTCGCGCTTCCGGTTCGCCGCCCTGGGCGGCTCGACGATGACCGTCGCCGACGTCGCTGGCAAGCGCATCGCCACGTCGTACCCCGGCCTGCTGCGCGCCTTCCTCGACGAGCAGGGCATCTCCGCCGAGCTGGTGAAGCTCGACGGGGCCGTGGAGTCGGCCATCCGCCTCGGCGTCGCGGACGTCGTCGCGGACGTCGTCGACACGGGAACCACGCTCCGCCGCGCCGGCCTCGAGCTGTTCGGTGACTCGATCTGCAGCTCCGAGGCCGTGCTGATCCAGCGCAACGGAGCCGAGGAGCTGCCGGCCAGCGCCGACGCGCTCCGCACGCGCCTCACGTCCGTGCTCGTCGCCCAGAACTACCTGATGATGGACTACAACGTCGAGCAGTCGAGCTTCGACGCGACTCTCGCCCTGGCGCCGGGCGTCGAGGGGCCGACGGTCTCCACGCTGGCCAAGGAGGGCTGGTACGCCGTCCGCGTGCTCGTGCCCCGCAAGGGCGCGCACCTGCTGATGGACCAGCTCTACGAGGCCGGTGCCCGCGGCATCCTGCTCACCGAGCTCACGGCGTGCCGCCTGTGA